One Phaseolus vulgaris cultivar G19833 chromosome 4, P. vulgaris v2.0, whole genome shotgun sequence DNA window includes the following coding sequences:
- the LOC137838790 gene encoding uncharacterized mitochondrial protein AtMg00310-like, with protein MGLRQGDPLAPFLFLILIEGLAGVLRKVVELNLVESLEIGVKKEIVKLQRDFLWGWGSEGRKIAWASWEKVCEPRETGGLDILDLRLFNVAMLGKWIWCLSSDKGGLWKEVLESKYEGWRSLKVIRVYNKDSLWWRDMKGIWKMEDWGRSFKNCFEWAVRNGEKISLWDDVWVGTEDLRSIFPILFSLSISKDAKLAPFGEWLNGSWNGI; from the exons ATGGGTCTTCGTCAAGGTGACCCTCTAGCACCTTTCTTGTTCCTCATTTTGATAGAAGGTCTAGCAGGTGTGTTAAGGAAAGTTGTCGAGTTAAATTTGGTTGAGAGTTTGGAGATTGGGGTTAAGAAG GAAATTGTTAAGTTACAGAGAGACTTCTTGTGGGGTTGGGGTTCAGAAGGGAGAAAGAttgcttgggcttcttgggaaAAGGTATGTGAGCCACGGGAAACAGGTGGTCTCGACATTCTAGATCTAAGGCTATTCAATGTAGCTATGTTGGGGAAATGGATTTGGTGTTTGAGCTCTGATAAGGGTGGCTTGTGGAAAGAGGTCCTTGAGTCTAAATATGAAGGGTGGAGAAGCTTGAAAGTGATTCGTGTTTACAACAAGGACTCTCTCTGGTGGAGAGATATGAAGGGGATTTGGAAGATGGAGGACTGGGGTAGGAGTTTCAAGAATTGTTTTGAGTGGGCAGTCAGAAACGGGGAGAAAATTTCGTTATGGGATGATGTTTGGGTGGGTACTGAAGATTTAAGGAGCATATTTCCAATATTGTTTTCTTTGAGTATTAGCAAAGACGCAAAATTGGCTCCTTTTGGGGAGTGGCTTAACGGGTCTTGGAATGGGATCTAG